One stretch of Cohnella algarum DNA includes these proteins:
- a CDS encoding glycoside hydrolase domain-containing protein has translation MFKNLIAAVMTVVLLLGAMNPSAAFAAETVPASSAAADTTKTWNVALNATATASGQCNANEAAANAVDGKTTTKWCDNSGVAKKWLKLDLGKEYKINQWIVQHAAIGESSNSPFWNSKDYRLAKSDDGENWVEVDVVRNNAHTIVDRQVPAFTARYVMIYFDRASYDNNATRIYEVELYGVEPGQTPAEPAVNLQPIDYVDPFINTLGDNGQTNPGPTLPFGLVHVGPDSDGGAFSGYYYQDKNLKGFSQVRFSGVGCSGAGGNILMMPQTGAFTKNSNEYKEPYDKNSESASPGYYGVTLANGVEVELTASENAGFHRYAFPGNGTGSVLVDLSNSYAGMVDANLKVVGSNEITGMVQSKNVCGHGYYKLYFSIQFDHDFTSYTSWAGNETGEVSERSGANSGVWLNFDTADNPVVQAKVGLSPISVEQAQFEREHDIPDWDFEAQHQRARGAWSDVLKKVEVKSADEENKRVFYTQLYHSFLHPKNVTSSGGTFRAARDENTVREASELGEDFEYYNGWTTWDDYRKYPLFSILEPKKYENMVKSLVDLYDTRGSYVQWGEGYWPSPTVRNEFNGAVILDAYAKGFTDFDARKALQGMAVDADNFSVSDGEISGKLERAFSAYFTMKLAEMLGDEETYNKYMAVAQSYKSLWNPDQVDENGTKRGFFTPNGGTVAKADVTAVDKYALRQLVDVPLVRPAGHRRAGRADGRQNGNGEGIAALLRYRGICSH, from the coding sequence ATGTTTAAAAACTTGATTGCGGCCGTCATGACGGTAGTGCTGCTGCTGGGCGCGATGAATCCGTCCGCGGCATTCGCGGCGGAAACCGTACCGGCATCGTCCGCGGCCGCGGATACGACGAAGACCTGGAACGTCGCGCTGAACGCGACGGCGACGGCTTCGGGGCAGTGCAATGCGAACGAAGCGGCGGCCAACGCGGTCGACGGCAAGACGACGACCAAGTGGTGCGACAATTCGGGCGTCGCCAAGAAATGGCTCAAGCTTGATTTGGGCAAGGAATACAAAATCAACCAGTGGATCGTGCAGCACGCGGCCATCGGGGAGTCGTCCAACAGCCCATTCTGGAATTCGAAGGATTATCGGCTTGCGAAAAGCGATGACGGCGAGAACTGGGTCGAAGTCGACGTCGTGCGGAACAACGCGCATACGATCGTCGACCGTCAAGTCCCGGCGTTCACGGCCCGTTACGTCATGATTTATTTCGACCGGGCGTCTTACGACAACAATGCGACGAGAATTTACGAAGTGGAGCTGTACGGAGTGGAGCCCGGCCAGACACCGGCGGAACCGGCGGTTAATCTGCAGCCGATCGATTATGTCGACCCGTTCATTAACACGCTGGGCGACAACGGGCAGACCAATCCGGGACCGACGCTGCCGTTCGGCCTCGTTCATGTGGGGCCGGACAGCGACGGCGGCGCGTTCAGCGGCTACTACTATCAGGACAAGAACCTGAAAGGCTTTTCCCAGGTGCGCTTCAGCGGCGTCGGCTGCAGCGGCGCCGGCGGCAATATTTTGATGATGCCGCAGACCGGCGCTTTCACGAAAAACAGCAACGAATACAAGGAGCCGTACGACAAAAACAGCGAATCAGCTTCCCCCGGCTATTACGGCGTGACGCTGGCAAACGGCGTCGAGGTCGAGCTGACGGCGTCCGAAAACGCCGGCTTCCACCGGTATGCGTTCCCGGGGAACGGCACCGGATCGGTTCTCGTCGACTTGTCCAACTCGTACGCGGGAATGGTGGACGCGAATCTCAAGGTCGTCGGCAGCAACGAGATTACGGGCATGGTCCAATCGAAAAACGTCTGCGGCCACGGGTATTACAAGCTTTACTTCTCCATTCAGTTCGATCACGACTTTACTTCGTACACGTCCTGGGCAGGGAACGAAACGGGCGAGGTATCCGAACGGTCCGGGGCGAACAGCGGCGTTTGGCTGAATTTCGACACCGCGGACAACCCGGTCGTTCAGGCGAAAGTCGGCCTCTCGCCGATCAGCGTCGAGCAGGCGCAATTCGAGCGCGAGCACGACATCCCGGATTGGGATTTCGAAGCGCAGCATCAGCGCGCGCGCGGCGCCTGGAGCGACGTGCTGAAAAAGGTGGAGGTGAAAAGCGCCGACGAGGAGAACAAGCGGGTGTTCTACACCCAGCTTTACCACTCCTTCCTCCATCCGAAAAACGTCACCAGCTCCGGCGGCACGTTCCGCGCGGCGCGTGACGAGAACACGGTGCGCGAGGCTTCGGAGCTCGGCGAGGACTTCGAATACTACAACGGCTGGACGACATGGGACGACTATCGCAAATACCCGTTGTTCTCCATTCTCGAGCCGAAAAAGTACGAAAACATGGTCAAATCGCTGGTCGACCTGTACGACACGAGAGGCTCGTACGTCCAATGGGGCGAGGGCTATTGGCCGAGCCCGACCGTGCGGAACGAGTTCAACGGCGCGGTCATCCTGGACGCCTACGCGAAGGGATTCACCGACTTCGACGCGCGCAAGGCGCTGCAGGGCATGGCGGTCGACGCGGACAACTTCTCCGTAAGCGACGGCGAAATCTCCGGGAAGCTGGAAAGGGCGTTCAGCGCCTACTTCACGATGAAGCTTGCCGAAATGCTCGGCGACGAGGAGACCTACAACAAGTATATGGCGGTCGCCCAATCGTACAAATCGCTCTGGAACCCGGATCAGGTCGACGAAAACGGGACCAAGCGCGGATTTTTCACGCCGAACGGCGGTACGGTCGCCAAAGCGGACGTGACCGCGGTCGACAAATACGCTTTAAGGCAACTTGTGGACGTACCGCTGGTCCGTCCAGCAGGACATCGACGGGCTGGCCGAGCTGATGGGCGGCAAAACGGAAATGGCGAAGGAATTGCAGCACTTCTTCGATATCGGGGAATATGTAGCCATTAA
- a CDS encoding S-layer homology domain-containing protein yields the protein MKKVAAAVLAALFALMPVSAFAAVSFELGISAKEVLRGGTITMSGTTPAETGEVTVKIVSPARTVFYIDEIAVNEGRYETSVTIPADADLAPYGAYEVIAGFGGAVDSGTFSVVRTIGDGGGGNPDPEEPPTGTPDPEPTPGIPIPANPDAIPQSAGTAAGSVVKPQLAADGRYLVGQSAMDEAIRQSDGEVTIELPEGAIRSGDALELPGPSVKALKDKNLELVLNAGAVSIRYSVGALAGSDDASSRVRFVLNATLTSEANQTIGRSIQADPAYKPTGVVLSVVIQYVAGGSVTDIGNLDKPAYVTIRLTPEQASAIAADLAGVYYVNGGLPEYIKGSLKDGVFTFKADHFSLYAILEYDKSFADLSAHWAETAVKSLAAKHIVTGVDATRYEPARSITRGEFATMLMRAVGWQDETAVPADAANPFRDVASGKYYAEQVAQAASLGIVEGYDGLFRPDDEITREEAVVALARAAGHFDLAESGAGKADFADGDRISSWAAASVDEARSLGLIQGDGERFYPKNPVTRAEVAMMIHRLLPNVTN from the coding sequence GTGAAAAAAGTTGCAGCAGCCGTTCTGGCCGCCCTATTCGCGCTAATGCCGGTATCGGCGTTCGCGGCCGTTTCTTTCGAGCTGGGCATCAGCGCGAAGGAAGTGCTGCGGGGCGGCACGATCACGATGTCGGGCACAACTCCGGCCGAGACGGGCGAAGTTACGGTGAAAATCGTAAGCCCCGCGCGGACCGTATTTTATATCGACGAGATCGCGGTAAACGAGGGCCGCTACGAGACGAGCGTAACGATTCCGGCGGATGCCGATCTGGCGCCGTACGGAGCGTACGAGGTGATCGCCGGGTTCGGCGGGGCCGTCGACAGCGGGACGTTTTCCGTCGTTCGGACGATCGGAGACGGCGGGGGCGGCAACCCGGACCCCGAAGAACCGCCGACCGGAACGCCGGATCCCGAGCCAACCCCGGGTATCCCGATTCCGGCGAATCCGGACGCGATCCCGCAGAGCGCGGGGACGGCGGCGGGCTCCGTCGTCAAGCCGCAGCTCGCGGCGGACGGACGGTATCTCGTCGGCCAAAGCGCGATGGACGAGGCCATCCGACAATCGGACGGCGAGGTGACGATCGAGCTCCCCGAAGGAGCGATCCGGTCCGGAGACGCGCTCGAGCTGCCCGGACCTTCGGTCAAGGCGCTGAAGGACAAAAATCTCGAATTGGTCCTGAACGCCGGGGCCGTTTCGATCCGCTATTCGGTCGGCGCGCTGGCCGGCTCCGACGACGCGTCGTCTAGAGTACGGTTTGTGCTCAACGCGACGCTGACGTCGGAAGCGAACCAAACGATCGGCCGGTCGATTCAAGCGGACCCGGCCTACAAGCCGACGGGCGTCGTGCTTTCGGTCGTCATTCAGTACGTCGCCGGAGGGAGCGTTACGGACATCGGCAATCTGGACAAGCCCGCTTACGTGACGATCCGATTGACGCCGGAGCAGGCGAGCGCCATCGCGGCCGACCTCGCGGGCGTCTACTACGTGAACGGCGGGTTGCCGGAATATATCAAAGGCTCGCTCAAGGACGGCGTTTTCACGTTCAAAGCCGATCACTTCTCGCTGTACGCGATTCTCGAATACGACAAAAGCTTCGCGGATCTGTCCGCGCATTGGGCCGAAACGGCGGTCAAGTCGCTGGCCGCGAAGCATATCGTCACCGGCGTCGACGCGACGCGCTACGAGCCGGCCCGCAGCATTACGCGCGGGGAGTTCGCCACGATGCTGATGCGCGCCGTCGGCTGGCAGGACGAAACGGCGGTTCCGGCGGACGCGGCGAATCCGTTCCGCGACGTGGCGTCCGGCAAGTACTACGCCGAACAGGTCGCGCAGGCGGCTTCGCTCGGCATCGTCGAAGGCTATGACGGCCTGTTCCGGCCGGACGACGAAATTACGCGCGAGGAAGCAGTCGTGGCGCTCGCCCGCGCGGCGGGGCATTTCGACCTCGCCGAAAGCGGCGCGGGCAAGGCGGACTTTGCCGACGGAGATCGGATCTCCTCCTGGGCGGCGGCCTCTGTCGACGAGGCGCGGTCCCTCGGCCTCATTCAGGGAGACGGCGAACGATTCTATCCGAAAAACCCCGTCACGCGCGCCGAAGTCGCCATGATGATCCATCGCCTGCTGCCGAACGTCACGAACTAA
- a CDS encoding IS110 family transposase has translation MKLFVGIDVSSQELEACFMNPDGDKLETLKVKNDLQGASHLRDRIVAMADKQSSSEIHIGLEATSVYSWHPAMYMHQDPALQKRKAKVFTINPKLISKFREAYPDLDKTDRLDAWIIADRLRFGRLTTTIVLQEQYVALQRLTRMRFHLIHNLTREKQYFLQNLFYKCNAFTTEVESSVFGHAILEMLSEKYSLDDIATMEVVDLADYLRDKGKNRFPDPENVARCIQKAARASYRLSKVVEDSIDLVLGASIQAIRSIQTQLKDLDKAIERILDGMPSSKCLRSVPGIDRVYAAGIIAEIGDIERFSDQAAVAKYAGLTWRKHQSGPFEAEDTKRIKSGNRFLRYYLVEAANSVKNHDVEFGEYYRKKYREVPKHQHKRALVLTARKLVRLVDVLLRNDQLYTPRRKVTTAKD, from the coding sequence TTGAAGCTGTTTGTCGGTATTGACGTCAGTTCGCAAGAACTGGAAGCGTGTTTCATGAACCCTGACGGCGACAAGCTTGAGACGCTTAAAGTGAAGAACGATTTGCAGGGGGCATCGCACCTGCGGGATCGTATCGTCGCCATGGCGGACAAGCAGTCGTCTTCCGAAATTCACATCGGGCTTGAGGCGACCTCGGTGTACAGCTGGCATCCTGCCATGTACATGCATCAGGATCCGGCGCTTCAAAAACGGAAGGCTAAGGTCTTCACCATTAACCCAAAGCTCATCAGCAAATTTCGAGAAGCATACCCGGATCTGGACAAGACCGATCGCCTCGATGCCTGGATTATCGCAGATCGTCTTCGTTTCGGCCGCCTGACGACCACCATCGTTTTGCAGGAGCAGTACGTCGCACTCCAGCGCTTGACGCGCATGCGTTTTCATCTCATTCATAATCTCACGCGAGAGAAACAGTACTTCCTGCAAAACCTGTTTTACAAGTGCAACGCCTTCACGACCGAAGTCGAGAGCTCTGTGTTCGGCCATGCCATTCTGGAGATGCTCTCTGAGAAGTACAGCCTTGACGATATCGCCACCATGGAAGTCGTCGATCTGGCCGATTACTTGCGAGACAAGGGCAAGAATCGCTTTCCCGATCCGGAGAACGTCGCCCGCTGCATTCAGAAGGCGGCCAGAGCCTCGTACAGGCTCTCCAAGGTCGTCGAAGATTCCATCGATCTGGTGCTTGGTGCGTCCATCCAAGCGATTCGGAGCATCCAGACCCAGCTTAAGGATTTGGACAAGGCCATTGAACGAATTCTCGATGGGATGCCCAGCTCCAAATGCTTACGCTCGGTTCCCGGTATCGACCGCGTGTACGCCGCCGGCATTATCGCCGAAATCGGCGACATTGAACGATTTAGCGATCAAGCCGCCGTGGCCAAGTACGCGGGCCTCACATGGCGTAAGCATCAGTCCGGCCCATTTGAGGCCGAAGACACCAAACGCATTAAATCCGGCAACCGATTCCTTCGCTATTACCTGGTTGAAGCTGCCAACTCGGTAAAGAACCACGATGTGGAATTCGGCGAGTACTACCGAAAGAAATACAGGGAAGTGCCCAAGCACCAACACAAACGCGCCCTCGTCTTAACGGCAAGAAAACTCGTGCGTCTGGTCGATGTGCTGCTACGCAACGACCAACTCTATACGCCTCGAAGGAAGGTGACGACTGCGAAGGATTGA
- a CDS encoding PA14 domain-containing protein has translation MKKLSARTSRLLAAVMLWTSVCSGYYFAQAAESGPAGAETAAETAASGQTLETAGNEPAVELAASAIAGKDQGLLGEYYAGTETFDFGEHKATVIDTQINFSNLEEPLQTWTGRSDDANVRWTGRITPPETGEYTFYMIGDNGFRLWIDGQLVIDHWVNDWDVEQTSAPVALEGGKKYDFKVEYFEDYGGSNLYLRWSTPTLAKEIVPASAFTLPASYNGPVAASAAADGLSVTMTTYADLGTLPDGLKDHLAVTANGSPIALESVEPGSAPSELKLHLETAVRTGQLLNVTYDGQAGLLQADGTPVAAFRFSPVNLSNETEPVDYSPIAIAMSFNGSPKTNRAFAWYTRYDRPDRAPANIMDSIVEIVPADAEFGSPQTKRFVGKPEETQALTLRITGSATGSFISHKVLAEGLTPGTAYKYRVGSDGNWSETGTFTTEADSETSYDFLYLTDSQGSNTHDYEVWAETLGNAVADYPDAKFLLMTGDQVDAGALESQWLDYFGKPQHLLMDLPLMALIGNHEGPYNSNFSYHFNYPTGAIDDELPEGTVYSFDYGDAHFMVLNTMDIGWDDRQKESFRQQIEWLKREVAETDKKWKVVAIHKAIYSLGGHSLDADILELRKTLYPIFDELGIDVVLQGHDHTYMRSHQMYGDKPVESVETDENGNALNPDGTLYMINNASGTKFYDLKNGVDRYYAAVYEQPYKAIYSGIRMTEDSFTIESYRSGEEQPFDTYTIVRTDGRPEPVQGLSVSETEDGKPELSWTKPADSAENDAVRGFRIYETSGRLGANWSAFVPAAEGAADYRFTIEGTNEVTTYRFAVTAVDERDNSAPATVEWTGSGIAAPTAPVVDDGRNTFGWTNVPGYADLSDYEFSTDGGATWSPVTANPQPIGDGLYAAGDVRVRVAASEAEGRPAGASLASDKPYTLNGARDVYQIKGELARGERLKLDATVEKLEEYDGEAYAVFQLLKGDTPQLINAVPIPRDELSVTQYFDVSGTEYSVKVFVLNRFDNDPSVPDQLARAQVYR, from the coding sequence GTGAAAAAATTATCCGCGCGGACCAGCCGTTTGCTGGCTGCCGTCATGCTGTGGACTTCCGTTTGCTCGGGCTACTATTTCGCGCAGGCGGCGGAAAGCGGACCGGCGGGAGCCGAGACGGCTGCGGAAACGGCCGCGAGCGGGCAAACCCTGGAAACGGCCGGAAACGAACCGGCTGTCGAGCTGGCCGCGAGCGCGATTGCCGGAAAGGATCAAGGCTTGCTGGGCGAGTATTACGCCGGAACGGAGACGTTCGATTTCGGCGAACATAAAGCGACGGTCATCGATACGCAGATCAACTTCTCGAATCTCGAAGAGCCGCTGCAAACGTGGACAGGCCGTTCGGACGACGCCAACGTACGGTGGACGGGCCGAATCACGCCGCCCGAGACCGGCGAATATACGTTTTATATGATCGGAGACAACGGCTTCCGGCTCTGGATCGACGGACAATTGGTCATTGACCATTGGGTGAACGATTGGGACGTCGAGCAGACGAGCGCGCCCGTTGCCCTCGAAGGCGGGAAGAAGTACGACTTCAAGGTCGAGTACTTCGAAGACTACGGCGGATCGAACCTGTATTTGCGGTGGTCCACGCCGACGCTCGCCAAAGAGATCGTGCCCGCCTCGGCCTTCACCCTGCCGGCGTCCTACAACGGCCCGGTGGCGGCAAGCGCGGCGGCGGACGGACTTAGCGTCACGATGACGACCTATGCCGATCTGGGAACGCTGCCGGACGGACTGAAGGATCATTTGGCCGTGACGGCAAACGGTTCGCCGATCGCGCTGGAAAGCGTCGAGCCGGGCAGCGCTCCGTCCGAGCTGAAGCTCCATCTGGAGACGGCGGTCAGGACGGGCCAACTGCTGAACGTTACATACGACGGACAAGCCGGCCTGCTGCAGGCGGACGGCACGCCGGTGGCGGCCTTCCGGTTCAGCCCGGTCAACCTGTCGAACGAAACGGAACCGGTAGACTATTCCCCGATCGCGATCGCGATGTCGTTTAACGGCAGTCCGAAGACGAACCGCGCGTTCGCCTGGTATACGCGGTACGACCGGCCGGACAGGGCGCCGGCCAACATCATGGACAGCATCGTCGAGATCGTGCCGGCCGACGCCGAGTTCGGCTCGCCGCAGACGAAGCGTTTCGTCGGCAAGCCGGAGGAGACGCAGGCACTGACGCTGCGGATCACCGGCTCCGCTACCGGCTCTTTTATCAGCCACAAGGTGCTGGCCGAGGGCCTGACGCCGGGCACGGCTTACAAGTACCGGGTCGGCAGCGACGGCAATTGGAGCGAGACCGGGACGTTCACGACCGAGGCCGACAGCGAGACGTCGTACGATTTTCTTTATTTGACGGACTCCCAGGGCTCGAACACGCACGATTATGAAGTGTGGGCGGAAACGTTAGGGAACGCCGTGGCCGACTACCCGGACGCCAAGTTTTTGTTGATGACGGGCGACCAGGTGGATGCCGGAGCGCTGGAATCCCAGTGGCTTGACTACTTCGGCAAACCGCAGCACTTGCTGATGGATCTCCCGCTGATGGCGCTGATCGGCAATCATGAAGGGCCTTATAACTCCAATTTTTCTTATCATTTCAATTACCCGACCGGTGCGATCGACGACGAGCTTCCCGAGGGCACCGTGTACTCCTTCGACTACGGCGATGCGCACTTCATGGTCCTCAATACGATGGATATCGGCTGGGACGACCGGCAGAAAGAGTCGTTCAGGCAGCAGATCGAATGGTTGAAGAGGGAAGTGGCGGAGACCGACAAAAAGTGGAAGGTCGTCGCGATTCATAAAGCGATCTATTCGCTGGGCGGACATTCGCTGGACGCCGACATTTTGGAGCTGCGCAAAACGCTTTACCCTATCTTCGACGAGCTTGGAATCGATGTCGTCCTTCAGGGCCACGACCATACGTACATGCGCTCGCACCAGATGTACGGCGACAAGCCGGTCGAAAGCGTCGAGACGGACGAAAACGGCAACGCGCTGAACCCGGACGGCACGCTGTACATGATCAACAATGCGTCCGGGACCAAGTTTTACGATTTGAAAAACGGCGTCGACCGGTACTATGCGGCGGTATACGAGCAGCCGTACAAGGCGATTTACTCGGGCATCCGGATGACGGAGGACAGCTTCACGATCGAATCGTACAGATCGGGCGAAGAACAACCGTTCGATACGTATACGATCGTCCGGACGGACGGGCGGCCTGAGCCGGTTCAAGGGCTGTCGGTATCGGAAACGGAAGACGGCAAGCCGGAATTGTCGTGGACGAAACCCGCGGATTCGGCCGAGAACGATGCGGTTCGGGGCTTCCGGATTTACGAGACGAGCGGAAGGCTGGGCGCGAATTGGAGCGCCTTCGTGCCGGCTGCGGAGGGCGCGGCCGACTATCGCTTCACGATCGAGGGAACGAACGAAGTGACGACCTACCGATTCGCGGTGACGGCGGTAGACGAACGCGACAACTCGGCTCCCGCCACGGTCGAATGGACGGGCAGCGGAATCGCCGCGCCGACGGCTCCGGTCGTGGACGACGGCCGCAACACGTTCGGCTGGACGAACGTGCCGGGCTACGCCGATTTGTCCGACTACGAATTCAGCACGGACGGCGGCGCGACGTGGTCGCCCGTGACGGCAAACCCGCAGCCGATCGGAGACGGGCTTTACGCGGCGGGCGACGTGCGGGTGCGCGTCGCGGCCAGCGAAGCCGAAGGAAGGCCGGCGGGCGCGAGCCTTGCCTCAGACAAGCCTTACACGCTGAACGGAGCGCGAGACGTTTACCAAATCAAGGGCGAGCTTGCCCGGGGAGAGCGGCTCAAACTGGATGCGACGGTCGAAAAGCTCGAGGAATACGACGGAGAGGCCTATGCCGTCTTCCAACTGCTCAAGGGGGACACGCCCCAATTGATCAATGCCGTGCCGATCCCGCGCGACGAGCTGAGCGTAACCCAATATTTTGACGTCAGCGGGACCGAATACAGCGTCAAGGTGTTCGTGCTGAACCGGTTCGACAACGATCCGAGCGTGCCGGATCAGCTGGCCAGGGCGCAGGTGTACCGGTGA
- a CDS encoding YitT family protein: MMKRFAVPSSEGSVRKWTGVAAGAILASVGLELFLMPHRMVVGGLTGMSALFSHFTGMRLGLFLFLFNLPFVLLGYRKVVKRFGPSAVFSILLFSAGVFLLHPAPVLTVNPMLASIAGGSCLGIGIGWVIRYGGFLDLSDYFLERFSRNWTVYALYGFNALLLLCTGWLIGWAEAFHSLVAYALAFWGMGVGFKSSPMTRTLWIASSRSDEIGDALLKGLNRKVTKLPDKSSRIAAASPVVLCTVHRLEETRARALVHRIDPEAVIGTAPRKPFSIGR; encoded by the coding sequence ATGATGAAACGTTTCGCGGTTCCGTCTTCCGAAGGATCGGTCCGAAAATGGACGGGAGTTGCGGCGGGCGCCATTCTGGCATCGGTCGGGTTGGAACTGTTTCTCATGCCGCACCGGATGGTCGTGGGCGGATTGACCGGAATGTCGGCTTTATTTTCCCATTTTACCGGTATGCGGCTCGGCTTGTTTCTGTTTTTGTTCAATCTTCCTTTCGTGCTGCTGGGCTATCGGAAAGTCGTCAAGCGCTTCGGCCCCTCGGCGGTTTTCTCCATTTTGCTTTTTTCCGCGGGGGTGTTTTTGCTTCATCCGGCTCCGGTGCTGACCGTCAATCCGATGCTGGCGTCGATCGCGGGCGGCTCGTGCCTCGGGATCGGGATCGGCTGGGTGATCCGGTACGGAGGATTCCTGGACTTGTCGGACTATTTTCTCGAACGTTTTTCCCGCAACTGGACGGTGTACGCTTTGTACGGCTTCAACGCGCTGCTGCTGCTTTGCACGGGATGGCTGATCGGGTGGGCGGAGGCGTTTCATTCCCTTGTCGCATACGCGTTGGCGTTTTGGGGAATGGGCGTCGGCTTCAAAAGCTCCCCGATGACGCGGACGCTGTGGATTGCCAGCAGCCGGAGCGATGAAATCGGAGACGCCCTGCTTAAAGGATTGAACCGCAAAGTGACGAAATTGCCGGACAAAAGCAGCCGCATTGCCGCCGCTTCGCCGGTCGTGCTGTGCACCGTCCATCGCCTGGAGGAGACCCGCGCCAGGGCGCTCGTCCACCGGATCGATCCCGAAGCCGTAATCGGCACCGCGCCGCGAAAACCTTTTTCGATCGGGCGATGA
- a CDS encoding cation:proton antiporter regulatory subunit, which translates to MNIRESELPAIGRKFQMVADSGDKLVIIVHDDGRREIYHFDHDDPDDSISMVTLTDEESRQVAGIIGGLSYKPKSLENIEMAFDELVIEWYKLEPASKCVGKTIGELNIRKNSGVTVIAVVAKNQQKQTNPGPDYVLTPEATIVVMGERHQQKKFKEILANGGG; encoded by the coding sequence ATGAACATTCGCGAATCCGAGCTTCCCGCAATCGGAAGAAAGTTCCAAATGGTTGCGGACAGCGGAGACAAGCTGGTCATTATCGTTCACGACGACGGGCGAAGGGAGATTTACCACTTCGATCACGACGATCCGGACGACTCCATCTCCATGGTTACGCTGACGGACGAGGAGTCTCGCCAGGTGGCCGGCATTATCGGTGGCCTCTCGTACAAGCCGAAATCGCTGGAAAATATCGAGATGGCTTTCGACGAGCTCGTGATCGAGTGGTACAAACTGGAGCCCGCGAGCAAATGCGTCGGCAAAACGATCGGCGAATTGAACATCCGCAAAAATTCCGGCGTCACCGTCATCGCGGTCGTGGCCAAAAACCAGCAAAAACAAACGAACCCCGGCCCCGATTACGTGCTGACCCCGGAAGCGACCATCGTCGTCATGGGCGAGAGACATCAGCAGAAAAAGTTCAAGGAAATTCTCGCGAACGGGGGCGGCTAA
- a CDS encoding glycosyltransferase family 4 protein yields the protein MSNQALQIGYVSTYVPKKCGLATYTHHLREAVGAVKNASSPDPVIALCDPEEAGLYDEQFHFPLRRHEPADYVEMADIVNRSPIRILSLQHEFGIFGGEAGAYVLEFLERVKKPVVTTFHTVFEHPSEPYASVQAKIAARSEHIHVMNRRAIGYLHDSFDIPLDKISFIPHGSPVPDRKEQKSTRLKYGWENRKVLFQFGLLSRSKGVESLLRAVAQAVKAVPDLLYIIAGQTHPEVRKREGEAYREELSSLVEQLGLTHHVRMINRYLPEDELTALISACDLYVTPYPGLQQITSGTLAYAAGLGRPILSTPYSYAKDLVQGYEGLLLPYGDTEAWSGKIIELFTYPELLAHCEKWMADIGSSMQWPQVGAQYLGLLERVAAKTSWSMADVG from the coding sequence ATGAGCAACCAGGCGCTTCAAATCGGTTATGTCAGCACTTACGTGCCGAAAAAATGCGGTTTGGCCACCTACACCCATCATCTAAGGGAAGCGGTGGGTGCGGTCAAAAACGCCTCCTCGCCCGATCCCGTCATCGCCCTGTGCGATCCGGAGGAAGCGGGCCTTTACGACGAACAATTTCATTTTCCGCTGCGGCGGCACGAACCCGCGGATTACGTCGAAATGGCCGATATCGTCAATCGCAGCCCCATTCGGATTTTATCGCTTCAGCATGAATTCGGCATTTTCGGCGGCGAGGCGGGGGCGTACGTGCTGGAATTTCTGGAGCGGGTTAAAAAGCCGGTCGTCACCACTTTCCATACCGTGTTCGAGCATCCGAGCGAGCCTTACGCTTCGGTTCAGGCGAAAATCGCGGCCCGAAGCGAGCATATCCATGTCATGAACCGCAGGGCCATCGGTTATCTCCACGACAGCTTCGACATTCCGTTGGACAAAATCTCCTTTATTCCGCACGGGAGCCCGGTTCCGGACCGGAAAGAACAAAAGTCGACGCGCCTGAAATACGGATGGGAAAATCGCAAGGTGCTGTTCCAATTCGGCCTGCTCAGCCGGAGCAAAGGCGTGGAATCGCTTTTGCGGGCGGTTGCCCAAGCGGTGAAGGCCGTCCCCGACCTTCTCTATATCATCGCCGGCCAGACGCATCCCGAGGTCCGCAAGCGCGAGGGCGAAGCGTACCGGGAGGAGCTGTCCTCGCTCGTCGAGCAGCTCGGCCTGACGCATCATGTGCGGATGATCAACCGCTATTTGCCGGAAGACGAGCTGACGGCGCTCATTTCCGCTTGCGACCTCTACGTTACGCCGTATCCCGGCTTGCAGCAGATTACGAGCGGAACGCTCGCTTACGCCGCCGGCCTCGGGCGCCCGATTTTGAGCACCCCGTACAGCTACGCGAAGGATCTTGTGCAGGGCTACGAGGGACTCCTGCTTCCCTATGGAGACACGGAAGCCTGGAGCGGAAAAATCATCGAGCTGTTTACGTATCCCGAGCTGCTCGCCCATTGCGAAAAATGGATGGCCGACATCGGCAGCAGCATGCAGTGGCCCCAGGTAGGAGCGCAGTACCTGGGGCTGCTCGAGCGCGTGGCGGCGAAAACGTCCTGGAGCATGGCGGATGTCGGCTAA